One genomic segment of Terrihabitans soli includes these proteins:
- the nuoH gene encoding NADH-quinone oxidoreductase subunit NuoH, producing MLIQSAVVISLLLVFIAFYLLADRKIWAAVQLRRGPNVVGPFGLFQSFADLLKFVFKEPIIPSGANKGVFLLAPFVTAVLALAAWAVIPFQEGWVISDINVGILYIFAISSLGVYGIIMAGWSSNSKYPFLGALRSAAQMVSYEVSLGFVIICVLLVVGSLNLSDIIRAQDTPYGLFGWYWLPLFPMFVIFFISALAETNRPPFDLPEAESELVAGFAVEYSSTPFLMFFLGEYVAIMTMCSLTTILFLGGWLSPIPFAPFTWVPGIVWFVLKVSFVFFMFAMVKAFVPRYRYDQLMRLGWKVFLPISLVAVVVVAGVLHFTGWGA from the coding sequence ATGCTCATTCAGAGCGCCGTGGTCATTTCGCTGCTGCTCGTCTTCATCGCGTTCTATCTGCTCGCCGACCGCAAGATCTGGGCGGCGGTCCAGCTGCGCCGCGGTCCGAACGTCGTCGGCCCGTTCGGCCTGTTCCAGAGCTTTGCCGACCTGCTGAAATTCGTCTTCAAGGAACCGATCATTCCCTCGGGCGCCAATAAAGGCGTGTTCCTTCTGGCGCCGTTCGTGACGGCGGTGCTGGCGCTCGCCGCCTGGGCGGTCATTCCGTTCCAGGAAGGCTGGGTCATCTCCGACATCAATGTCGGCATTCTCTATATCTTCGCGATCTCCTCGCTCGGCGTGTACGGCATCATCATGGCCGGCTGGTCGTCGAACTCGAAATATCCGTTCCTCGGCGCGCTGCGCTCGGCGGCGCAGATGGTCTCCTACGAAGTCTCGCTCGGCTTCGTCATCATCTGCGTCCTGCTTGTCGTCGGCTCGCTGAACCTCTCGGACATCATCCGGGCGCAGGACACGCCCTATGGCCTGTTCGGCTGGTACTGGCTGCCGCTGTTCCCGATGTTCGTGATCTTCTTCATCTCGGCGCTGGCCGAGACGAACCGTCCGCCTTTCGACCTTCCGGAAGCGGAATCCGAACTCGTCGCCGGTTTCGCTGTCGAATATTCCTCGACGCCGTTCCTGATGTTCTTCCTCGGCGAATACGTGGCCATCATGACCATGTGCTCGCTGACGACGATCCTCTTCCTCGGCGGCTGGCTGTCGCCGATCCCCTTTGCGCCCTTCACTTGGGTGCCGGGCATTGTCTGGTTCGTCCTTAAAGTCTCGTTCGTCTTCTTCATGTTCGCCATGGTGAAGGCCTTCGTGCCCCGCTACCGCTACGACCAGCTGATGCGCCTGGGCTGGAAAGTGTTCCTGCCGATTTCGCTTGTGGCTGTCGTCGTCGTTGCCGGCGTCCTCCACTTCACCGGATGGGGAGCCTGA
- a CDS encoding HU family DNA-binding protein, with protein MNKSDLIAAVADKAGLSRSQASAAVEATIDSIVDQLKQGADVRLVGFGTFQVVKRAAGVGRNLRTGQAIKIPASKTPKFRAGQVLKDAINR; from the coding sequence ATGAACAAGTCCGATCTGATCGCGGCTGTCGCGGATAAAGCGGGGCTCAGCCGGTCTCAGGCTTCGGCGGCTGTCGAAGCGACGATCGATTCCATTGTCGATCAATTGAAACAGGGCGCCGATGTGCGCCTTGTCGGTTTTGGTACATTCCAGGTGGTGAAGCGGGCGGCGGGCGTCGGCCGCAATCTGCGAACCGGACAGGCGATCAAGATTCCGGCGTCGAAGACGCCGAAGTTTCGCGCCGGCCAGGTGCTGAAGGATGCGATTAACCGCTGA
- the nuoI gene encoding NADH-quinone oxidoreductase subunit NuoI, producing the protein MRLDQAARSIFLTEFVSAFFLSMKYFFKPKATLNYPFEKGPISPRFRGEHALRRYPNGEERCIACKLCEAICPALAITIEAGPRRNDGTRRTTRYDIDMVKCIYCGFCQEACPVDAIVEGPNFEFATETREELMYDKDKLLANGDRWERELARRIALDAPYR; encoded by the coding sequence ATGAGACTTGATCAAGCTGCCCGTTCGATCTTCCTGACGGAGTTCGTCTCGGCGTTCTTCCTGTCGATGAAGTATTTCTTCAAGCCGAAGGCGACGCTGAACTATCCGTTCGAAAAGGGCCCGATCTCGCCGCGCTTCCGCGGCGAACATGCGTTGCGCCGCTATCCGAACGGCGAAGAGCGCTGCATCGCCTGCAAGCTCTGCGAAGCCATCTGCCCGGCGCTTGCCATCACCATCGAAGCGGGGCCGCGCCGCAATGACGGCACGCGCCGCACGACGCGCTACGACATCGATATGGTGAAGTGCATTTATTGCGGCTTCTGCCAGGAAGCGTGCCCGGTCGATGCCATCGTCGAGGGACCGAACTTTGAATTCGCGACGGAGACGCGCGAAGAGCTGATGTACGACAAAGATAAATTGCTCGCCAACGGCGACCGCTGGGAACGCGAACTCGCGCGCCGTATCGCGCTCGACGCGCCCTATCGCTGA
- a CDS encoding DUF2188 domain-containing protein, producing the protein MPEVIYRVVEHDGGWAYKLGDVFSETFRTHKQAADAAHRAAREQETPGDTAVIEYQDREGNWRTETARGSDRPDAEVEDKS; encoded by the coding sequence ATGCCGGAAGTCATCTATAGGGTCGTCGAGCACGACGGGGGCTGGGCCTACAAGCTGGGCGACGTCTTCTCCGAGACCTTCCGGACGCACAAGCAGGCGGCGGATGCGGCGCATAGAGCCGCGCGCGAGCAGGAGACGCCGGGCGACACCGCTGTCATCGAGTATCAGGACCGCGAGGGCAATTGGCGGACCGAGACAGCCCGCGGCAGCGACCGGCCGGACGCCGAAGTCGAGGACAAGAGCTAG
- the nuoE gene encoding NADH-quinone oxidoreductase subunit NuoE has protein sequence MSVRRLAETQPESFAFTKANLEWAKGQIAKYPEGRQASAVIPLLWKAQEQHDGWLPEPAIRVIAEMLGMAYIRVLEVATFYTMFALEPVGKHFVQVCGTTPCLLRGADKLIHVCEKKIGHQHEVSADGQLSWLEVECLGSCSNAPMVQINYDYFEDLTPESFEKLLDDLRAGKKVKPGPQVDRSCSAPVGGPTTLLDASLYDGSVVGSWKKDFEARKAAKAKEKELAATEAAKPKEAGSGEKQAAKPPADKTKGG, from the coding sequence ATGTCCGTACGCCGTCTCGCCGAAACCCAGCCCGAAAGCTTTGCCTTCACCAAGGCCAATCTCGAATGGGCCAAGGGACAGATCGCCAAATATCCGGAAGGCCGTCAGGCGTCTGCCGTCATCCCGCTTCTGTGGAAGGCGCAGGAACAGCACGATGGCTGGCTGCCGGAACCTGCGATCCGCGTCATCGCCGAAATGCTCGGCATGGCCTATATCCGTGTGCTCGAAGTCGCGACCTTCTACACGATGTTTGCGCTCGAGCCCGTCGGTAAGCACTTCGTGCAGGTGTGCGGCACGACGCCGTGCCTTTTGCGCGGCGCCGACAAGCTGATCCATGTCTGCGAAAAGAAAATCGGTCATCAGCACGAAGTGTCGGCGGACGGCCAGCTCTCCTGGCTTGAGGTCGAGTGCCTCGGCTCATGCTCGAACGCGCCGATGGTGCAGATCAACTACGATTATTTCGAAGACCTGACGCCGGAGAGCTTCGAGAAGCTGCTCGACGATCTTCGTGCCGGCAAGAAGGTGAAACCCGGCCCGCAGGTCGACCGCTCGTGCTCGGCGCCCGTCGGCGGCCCGACGACGCTGCTCGACGCCAGCCTCTATGACGGCTCGGTCGTCGGCTCCTGGAAAAAGGATTTCGAGGCGCGCAAGGCGGCGAAGGCAAAAGAGAAGGAGCTTGCCGCGACGGAGGCTGCAAAGCCGAAGGAAGCGGGCTCCGGCGAGAAGCAGGCGGCCAAGCCGCCGGCGGACAAGACGAAGGGCGGCTAA
- a CDS encoding NADH-quinone oxidoreductase subunit J yields the protein MSLASAFFYLFAAVVTASAFMVISSRNPVHSVLYLILAFFNAAGLFLLMGAEFLAMILVVVYVGAVAVLFLFVVMMLDVDFAELREGFLQYVPVGGLVGFIVLIELVMVVGGWAASSEAPRLAAEKAPQGITNTEALGRVLYTDYIFFFQASGLILLVAMIGAIVLTLRHKEGVKRQNIADQVARNKAVGLEVRKVKSGQGI from the coding sequence ATGAGCCTGGCTTCGGCTTTCTTCTATCTGTTCGCGGCGGTCGTGACGGCTTCGGCCTTCATGGTCATCTCGTCGCGCAATCCCGTGCACTCGGTGCTCTATCTCATCCTCGCTTTCTTCAATGCGGCGGGGCTGTTCCTTCTGATGGGCGCCGAGTTCCTGGCGATGATCCTCGTCGTCGTCTACGTCGGCGCCGTTGCCGTGCTGTTCCTCTTCGTCGTCATGATGCTCGACGTCGATTTCGCCGAACTGCGCGAAGGCTTCCTGCAATATGTGCCGGTGGGCGGACTTGTCGGCTTCATTGTCCTGATCGAGCTGGTCATGGTCGTCGGCGGCTGGGCCGCGTCCAGCGAAGCGCCGCGTCTTGCCGCCGAAAAGGCGCCGCAGGGCATCACCAATACCGAAGCGCTCGGCCGCGTCCTCTACACGGACTACATCTTCTTCTTCCAGGCCTCGGGCCTCATCCTTCTCGTTGCGATGATCGGCGCCATCGTGCTGACGCTGCGCCACAAGGAAGGCGTCAAGCGCCAGAACATCGCCGACCAGGTTGCGCGCAACAAGGCCGTGGGCCTCGAAGTCCGCAAGGTCAAATCGGGGCAGGGGATCTGA
- a CDS encoding NADH-quinone oxidoreductase subunit D, whose translation MAEADLRSFTINFGPQHPAAHGVLRLILELDGEIVTRVDPHIGLLHRGTEKLIEYKTYLQALPYFDRLDYVSPMNQEHAWCLAIEKLVGVEVPKRGQLIRVLYAEMGRILSHMLNVTTFAMDVGALTPPLWGFEEREKLMIFYERACGARLHAAYFRPGGVHQDLPPELIQDIYDWCDPFLNTVNDLDALLTENRIFKQRNADIGVVSQEDAWKLGFSGVMVRGSGAAWDLRKAQPYECYDELDFDVAIGKHGDCYDRYLVRMEEMIQSQKIMKQCCEKLMSLEGGGPASSVNNKVVPPKRGEMKRSMEALIHHFKLYTEGFKVPEGEVYAAVEAPKGEFGVYLVSDGTNRPYRAKLRAPGFAHLAGMDFMNRGHMLADVSAILGSLDIVFGEVDR comes from the coding sequence ATGGCTGAAGCCGATCTCCGTTCCTTCACCATCAATTTCGGTCCGCAGCATCCAGCGGCGCACGGCGTTCTGCGCCTGATCCTCGAGCTTGACGGCGAAATCGTCACGCGCGTCGATCCGCATATCGGCCTGCTGCACCGCGGCACCGAAAAGCTGATCGAGTACAAAACCTATCTCCAGGCGCTGCCTTACTTCGACCGCCTCGATTACGTCTCGCCGATGAACCAGGAGCATGCCTGGTGCCTTGCGATCGAGAAGCTGGTCGGCGTTGAAGTTCCGAAGCGCGGCCAGCTGATCCGCGTTCTCTACGCCGAAATGGGCCGCATCCTCTCGCACATGCTGAACGTCACGACGTTCGCCATGGACGTCGGTGCGCTTACCCCGCCGCTCTGGGGCTTCGAAGAGCGCGAAAAGCTGATGATCTTCTACGAGCGCGCCTGCGGCGCGCGTCTGCATGCGGCCTATTTCCGGCCGGGCGGTGTGCACCAGGATCTGCCGCCGGAACTCATCCAGGACATTTACGACTGGTGCGATCCGTTCCTGAACACGGTGAACGATCTCGATGCGCTTCTGACCGAAAACCGCATCTTCAAGCAGCGCAACGCCGATATCGGCGTCGTCAGCCAGGAAGACGCCTGGAAGCTCGGCTTCTCGGGCGTCATGGTGCGCGGCTCGGGCGCCGCCTGGGATCTGCGCAAGGCGCAGCCCTATGAGTGCTATGACGAACTCGATTTCGACGTCGCCATCGGCAAGCACGGCGATTGCTACGACCGTTATCTCGTCCGCATGGAAGAGATGATCCAGTCGCAGAAGATCATGAAGCAGTGCTGCGAAAAGCTGATGAGCCTCGAAGGCGGCGGTCCGGCGTCTTCGGTGAACAACAAGGTCGTGCCGCCCAAGCGCGGTGAGATGAAGCGCTCGATGGAAGCGCTCATTCATCACTTCAAGCTCTACACCGAAGGCTTCAAGGTTCCCGAAGGCGAGGTCTATGCCGCCGTCGAAGCGCCGAAGGGCGAGTTCGGCGTCTATCTCGTCTCCGACGGCACAAACCGTCCGTACCGCGCCAAGCTGCGCGCGCCGGGCTTTGCCCATCTTGCCGGCATGGATTTCATGAACCGCGGCCATATGCTGGCCGACGTCTCCGCCATTCTCGGCTCGCTCGACATCGTGTTCGGGGAGGTCGACCGCTAA
- a CDS encoding NuoB/complex I 20 kDa subunit family protein, translating into MGLSQTSGTAGVPAAVGPSEGRVMTNDPFVSQINAELADKGFIVTSTEDLITWARTGSLMWMTFGLACCAVEMIHLSMPRYDAERFGFAPRASPRQSDCIIVAGTLCNKMAPAFRKIYDQMPEPRYVISMGSCANGGGYYHYSYSVVRGCDRVVPVDVYVPGCPPSAEALLYGVMLLQKKIRRTGTIER; encoded by the coding sequence ATGGGATTGAGCCAGACTTCCGGCACAGCCGGCGTGCCCGCAGCCGTCGGTCCGTCCGAAGGCCGCGTCATGACGAACGATCCGTTCGTTTCGCAGATCAATGCCGAGCTCGCCGACAAGGGCTTCATCGTCACCTCGACGGAAGACCTCATCACCTGGGCGCGCACCGGCTCCTTGATGTGGATGACCTTCGGTCTTGCGTGCTGCGCGGTCGAAATGATCCATCTGTCCATGCCGCGCTACGACGCCGAGCGCTTCGGCTTTGCGCCGCGCGCCAGCCCGCGCCAGTCGGACTGCATCATCGTCGCCGGCACGCTCTGCAACAAAATGGCTCCGGCTTTCCGCAAGATCTACGATCAGATGCCGGAACCCCGCTACGTCATCTCCATGGGCTCCTGCGCCAATGGCGGCGGCTATTATCACTATTCCTATTCGGTGGTGCGCGGCTGCGATCGCGTCGTGCCGGTCGACGTCTATGTGCCGGGCTGCCCGCCTTCGGCCGAGGCGCTGCTCTACGGCGTGATGCTCCTGCAGAAGAAGATCCGCCGTACCGGCACGATCGAGCGCTGA
- a CDS encoding NADH-quinone oxidoreductase subunit A has product MNALLADYLPLAIFIGVAAVIGIVLLVAPFLVAYKSPDAEKLSAYECGFVAFDDARMKFDVRFYLVAILFIIFDLEVAFLFPWAVAFRDIGAVGFWSMMVFLGVLTVGFVYEWKKGALEWD; this is encoded by the coding sequence ATGAACGCTCTGCTTGCGGACTACTTGCCTCTGGCAATTTTCATCGGCGTCGCTGCCGTTATCGGGATCGTGCTGCTCGTTGCGCCGTTCCTCGTTGCCTATAAAAGCCCCGACGCTGAAAAGCTCTCCGCCTACGAATGCGGCTTCGTCGCCTTCGACGATGCGCGCATGAAGTTCGACGTACGGTTCTACCTCGTCGCCATCCTCTTTATTATCTTCGACCTTGAAGTCGCGTTCCTGTTTCCTTGGGCGGTGGCCTTCCGCGACATCGGTGCCGTCGGCTTCTGGTCGATGATGGTGTTCCTCGGAGTCCTGACCGTGGGCTTCGTCTATGAATGGAAGAAGGGCGCGCTCGAATGGGATTGA
- a CDS encoding NADH-quinone oxidoreductase subunit C, whose protein sequence is MDESLKELGEHIAAKLRGKVTAWSVPAGQLTIEVEAPDILKVLRFLHDDPSCQFWSFIDICGVDYPERKRRFDVVYHLLSPKQNQRIRIKVQADETTQVPSCVEIYPGANWYERETYDLYGVLFSGHPDLRRILTDYGFEGHPLRKDFPLTGFVEVRYDDEQKRVVYEPVRLPQEFRNFDFLSPWEGGDYQLPGDEKAKA, encoded by the coding sequence ATGGACGAGAGCCTGAAGGAACTGGGTGAGCACATCGCCGCGAAGCTGCGCGGTAAGGTTACGGCGTGGTCCGTGCCCGCAGGTCAGCTCACCATCGAAGTCGAGGCGCCGGACATTCTGAAAGTCCTGCGTTTCCTGCACGACGATCCGTCGTGCCAGTTCTGGTCCTTTATCGATATCTGCGGCGTCGATTATCCGGAGCGCAAGCGCCGCTTCGATGTCGTCTATCACCTGCTGTCGCCCAAGCAGAACCAGCGCATCCGTATCAAAGTGCAGGCCGACGAGACCACGCAGGTTCCGAGCTGCGTCGAGATCTATCCCGGCGCCAACTGGTATGAGCGCGAAACCTACGATCTTTACGGCGTGCTGTTCTCCGGCCATCCGGACCTGCGCCGCATCCTCACCGATTACGGGTTCGAAGGGCATCCGCTGCGTAAAGACTTCCCGCTGACGGGCTTTGTCGAAGTCCGCTACGACGACGAGCAGAAGCGCGTTGTGTACGAGCCGGTGCGCCTGCCGCAGGAATTCCGCAACTTCGATTTCCTCAGCCCGTGGGAAGGCGGCGACTACCAGCTGCCCGGCGACGAGAAGGCGAAGGCATAA
- the nuoG gene encoding NADH-quinone oxidoreductase subunit NuoG, which translates to MAKIIVDGTELDVPPEFTLLQAAEEAGAEIPRFCFHERLSIAGNCRMCLVEVKGSPKPVASCAMAVKDLRPGPNGEPPVIVTKSPYVKKAREGVMEFLLINHPLDCPICDQGGECDLQDQSMAYGADASRFAENKRAVEDKYIGPLVKTTMTRCIQCTRCVRFATEVAGVPELGAIGRGEDMEITTYLEGAMTSELQGNVIDLCPVGALTSKPYAFTARPWELSKTESIDVMDALGAAIRVDARGREVLRILPRLNEDVNEEWISDKTRFVWDGLKTQRLDRPYIRENGKLRPATWGEAFDAIANKVEAAEPNKIGAIAGDLATAEELFALKDLMTRLGVTNIDCRQDGAALSPLGGRSSYIFNPGIAGIDQADAILLIGSNPRFEAPVLNARIRKAWRLNGTKIGVIGEQADLTYKYDYLGAGADTLGKLADGKSDFAKVLEEAKTPIVIVGQGALKGEAGGDVLAAAIALAQKFGALSAEWNGFAVLHTAASRVAGLDLGFVPGDKGLDVAGMISGKLDVLFLLGADEIEVPAGPFVVYQGTHGDKGAHRADVILPGAAYTEKSGTFVNTEGRVQVGNRAVFPPGDARDDWAILRALSDVLDARLPYDSLSDLRRALYTAHPHFAAVDRVLAGDAGALGRLASAKAKLPAGLSFKSSVESFYFSNPIARASALMAECAQIASGRLEAAE; encoded by the coding sequence ATGGCGAAGATCATCGTCGACGGCACCGAGCTGGATGTTCCGCCGGAATTCACGCTGCTCCAGGCCGCGGAAGAAGCGGGAGCGGAAATTCCGCGCTTCTGTTTCCATGAACGCCTATCGATTGCCGGCAATTGCCGCATGTGCCTTGTCGAGGTGAAGGGATCGCCCAAGCCCGTCGCGTCCTGCGCGATGGCGGTGAAGGATCTGCGTCCCGGCCCGAACGGTGAGCCGCCGGTCATCGTGACGAAATCGCCTTACGTCAAAAAAGCGCGCGAAGGCGTGATGGAGTTCCTGCTCATCAACCATCCGCTCGATTGCCCGATCTGCGATCAGGGCGGCGAGTGCGATTTGCAGGATCAGTCCATGGCGTATGGCGCGGACGCGTCTCGCTTTGCCGAGAACAAGCGTGCCGTCGAAGACAAATATATCGGCCCGCTCGTCAAGACGACGATGACGCGCTGCATCCAGTGCACGCGCTGCGTCCGCTTTGCGACGGAAGTTGCGGGCGTGCCGGAGCTCGGCGCCATCGGCCGCGGCGAGGACATGGAAATCACGACCTATCTCGAAGGCGCGATGACCTCCGAACTGCAGGGCAACGTCATTGATCTGTGCCCGGTCGGCGCGCTGACCTCGAAGCCCTATGCATTCACGGCGCGTCCATGGGAGCTGTCGAAGACCGAAAGCATCGATGTGATGGATGCGCTCGGCGCCGCCATTCGTGTCGATGCGCGCGGCCGCGAAGTGCTGCGCATCCTGCCGCGTCTCAATGAAGACGTGAACGAGGAATGGATCTCCGACAAAACCCGTTTCGTGTGGGATGGCCTGAAGACCCAGCGTCTCGACCGCCCGTATATCCGCGAGAACGGCAAGCTGCGTCCGGCGACCTGGGGCGAGGCGTTCGACGCCATCGCCAACAAGGTCGAGGCGGCGGAACCGAACAAGATCGGCGCGATCGCCGGCGATCTCGCAACGGCCGAAGAGCTTTTCGCGCTGAAGGATCTGATGACGCGTCTTGGCGTCACCAATATCGATTGCCGTCAGGACGGCGCGGCGCTGAGCCCGCTCGGCGGCCGCTCGAGCTACATCTTCAATCCCGGCATTGCCGGCATCGATCAGGCGGATGCGATCCTCCTCATCGGTTCGAACCCGCGCTTCGAAGCGCCGGTGCTGAACGCCCGCATCCGCAAGGCCTGGCGCCTCAACGGCACCAAGATCGGTGTGATCGGCGAGCAGGCGGATCTCACCTATAAATACGATTATCTCGGCGCGGGCGCCGATACGCTCGGTAAGCTCGCCGATGGCAAATCCGATTTCGCCAAGGTTCTCGAAGAAGCGAAGACCCCGATCGTCATTGTCGGCCAGGGCGCGCTCAAGGGCGAAGCGGGCGGCGATGTGCTGGCGGCGGCCATCGCCCTTGCGCAGAAGTTCGGCGCGCTCAGCGCCGAGTGGAACGGCTTTGCCGTGCTGCACACGGCGGCCTCGCGCGTTGCCGGTCTCGATCTCGGCTTTGTGCCGGGCGACAAAGGTCTCGACGTTGCCGGCATGATCAGTGGCAAGCTCGACGTTCTTTTCCTTCTCGGCGCCGACGAAATCGAAGTGCCGGCCGGTCCCTTCGTCGTTTATCAGGGCACGCATGGCGATAAGGGCGCGCACCGCGCCGACGTCATCCTGCCGGGCGCCGCCTATACCGAAAAGAGCGGCACCTTCGTCAATACCGAAGGCCGCGTTCAGGTCGGCAACCGCGCCGTCTTCCCGCCGGGCGATGCCCGCGACGACTGGGCGATCCTGCGCGCGCTGTCGGACGTGCTCGATGCGCGTCTGCCTTATGACAGCCTGTCGGATCTGCGCCGCGCGCTCTATACCGCGCATCCGCATTTTGCCGCCGTCGACCGCGTGCTTGCGGGCGATGCCGGGGCTCTCGGCAGACTTGCCTCGGCCAAAGCCAAGCTGCCGGCCGGCCTGTCGTTCAAATCGAGCGTCGAGAGCTTCTACTTCTCCAATCCGATCGCCCGCGCTTCGGCGCTGATGGCTGAATGCGCCCAGATCGCATCCGGCCGTCTGGAGGCCGCAGAATGA
- the nuoF gene encoding NADH-quinone oxidoreductase subunit NuoF, with translation MLHDRDRIFTNLYGIHDAGLKAAMKRGSWDGTKQLIEMGRDWIIDEMKASGLRGRGGAGFPTGLKWSFMPKKSDGRPSYLVVNADESEPGTAKDREIMRNDPQTLIEGCLIASFAMNANACYIYIRGEYVREKEALQAAVDEAYAANLIGPNNIHGWPFDLYVHHGAGAYICGEETALLESLEGKKGMPRLKPPFPANMGLYGAPTTVNNVESIAVAPTILRRGAAWFAAIGKPNNTGTKLFTISGHVERPCNVEVEMGIDFRELVERHCGGIRGGWDNLLAIIPGGSSVPMIPAAQCQELSMDFDTLRNLKSGLGTAAVIVMDKSTDVIQAIARLAHFYKHESCGQCTPCREGTGWMWRVLTRMVRGEAQKREIDLLLEVSLQIEGHTICALGDAAAWPVQGLIRHFRHEIEARIDQFTARSNGDTVLPTAAE, from the coding sequence ATGCTTCACGATCGCGACCGCATCTTCACCAATCTCTACGGCATCCACGATGCCGGCCTCAAAGCTGCAATGAAGCGCGGCTCGTGGGACGGCACCAAGCAGCTCATCGAGATGGGCCGCGACTGGATCATCGACGAAATGAAGGCCTCGGGTCTGCGCGGCCGCGGCGGCGCCGGCTTCCCGACCGGCCTCAAATGGTCGTTCATGCCGAAAAAGTCGGACGGGCGTCCGAGCTATCTCGTCGTTAATGCCGACGAGTCCGAGCCCGGCACGGCCAAAGACCGCGAGATCATGCGCAACGATCCGCAGACCCTGATCGAGGGCTGCCTGATCGCCTCGTTCGCGATGAACGCCAACGCCTGCTACATCTATATCCGCGGCGAATATGTACGCGAGAAGGAAGCGCTGCAGGCGGCGGTCGACGAGGCCTATGCGGCGAACTTGATCGGCCCGAACAACATTCATGGCTGGCCGTTCGATTTGTATGTGCATCACGGTGCCGGCGCCTATATCTGCGGCGAGGAAACCGCGCTGCTCGAAAGCCTCGAAGGCAAAAAGGGCATGCCGCGCCTGAAGCCGCCGTTCCCGGCCAATATGGGCCTCTACGGCGCGCCGACCACCGTCAACAATGTCGAGTCGATTGCCGTGGCGCCGACCATTCTGCGCCGCGGCGCGGCCTGGTTTGCCGCCATCGGCAAGCCGAACAATACCGGCACCAAACTCTTCACGATCTCCGGCCATGTCGAACGGCCGTGCAATGTCGAAGTCGAAATGGGCATCGACTTCCGCGAACTCGTCGAGCGTCATTGCGGCGGCATCCGCGGCGGCTGGGACAATCTCCTGGCGATTATTCCGGGCGGTTCGTCGGTTCCGATGATTCCGGCCGCACAGTGCCAGGAGCTGTCGATGGATTTCGACACGCTGCGCAATCTGAAATCGGGTCTCGGCACGGCGGCCGTCATCGTCATGGACAAGTCGACCGACGTCATCCAGGCGATCGCGCGCCTTGCGCACTTCTACAAGCATGAGAGCTGCGGCCAGTGCACGCCGTGCCGCGAAGGCACCGGCTGGATGTGGCGCGTTCTCACCCGCATGGTCCGCGGCGAAGCGCAAAAGAGGGAGATCGATCTTCTTCTCGAAGTGTCGCTGCAGATCGAAGGTCACACGATCTGTGCGCTGGGCGATGCGGCCGCATGGCCCGTCCAGGGTCTCATCCGCCATTTCCGGCATGAGATCGAAGCGCGCATCGATCAGTTCACGGCGCGGTCGAACGGCGACACCGTTCTTCCGACGGCAGCGGAGTAG
- a CDS encoding capsular polysaccharide synthesis protein, whose translation MDICLFWMRGPLRSIDRLCVRSMLHAGHTVRLFSYGPVPDAPKGVILEDARDVLPENLLSLVDRGVWTVGQLSDFFRVMLMRDGRGIWLDTDIYLLKPFIPDPAKPFLAWEDGHRLGVSALYFPRDCPVIGEFERHLEDFLAGRALLPNWLGFRRRVLRPLWFRALGKELTPSQAGITIYANDGITRLAQRHSFIDQAAPKETFYYWNGKACLRLYDPAFGRELLDHPGVIGIHFARKSSALVDAKPASGSFYDWAVSRLETSAI comes from the coding sequence ATGGACATTTGTCTGTTCTGGATGAGGGGTCCGCTTCGGTCCATCGACCGCCTCTGCGTAAGATCGATGCTGCATGCCGGACATACCGTCCGCCTGTTCAGCTACGGTCCGGTGCCGGATGCGCCCAAGGGCGTCATCCTGGAAGACGCCCGCGACGTTCTTCCCGAAAATCTGCTCTCTCTGGTTGACCGGGGCGTTTGGACGGTCGGCCAGCTCAGCGACTTCTTCCGCGTCATGCTCATGCGGGACGGAAGAGGCATCTGGCTCGATACCGATATCTATCTGTTGAAGCCCTTTATCCCCGATCCCGCAAAGCCGTTCCTCGCCTGGGAGGACGGACACCGTCTCGGTGTTTCGGCGCTCTATTTTCCCCGTGATTGCCCCGTGATCGGCGAGTTCGAACGCCATCTCGAGGACTTTCTGGCCGGGCGCGCGTTGCTGCCGAACTGGCTGGGTTTCCGCCGGCGCGTCTTGAGGCCCCTCTGGTTCAGGGCGCTCGGCAAAGAGCTGACGCCATCGCAGGCCGGCATCACGATCTACGCGAATGACGGCATTACCCGGCTGGCGCAGCGCCATAGCTTCATCGATCAGGCGGCACCGAAGGAGACATTCTACTACTGGAACGGCAAAGCCTGCCTACGCCTCTATGATCCGGCGTTCGGCCGGGAGCTTCTCGATCATCCGGGTGTGATCGGCATTCATTTCGCCCGCAAAAGTTCGGCGCTGGTGGACGCAAAGCCCGCCTCCGGCAGCTTCTACGATTGGGCCGTTTCCCGGCTGGAGACATCCGCCATCTGA